Proteins co-encoded in one Triplophysa dalaica isolate WHDGS20190420 chromosome 16, ASM1584641v1, whole genome shotgun sequence genomic window:
- the cenpu gene encoding centromere protein U isoform X2 — translation MKRMTKTLKAVQQELKRVKAKSDGVEEAPAAQTLDISSIEKASFLQEEQYSSHGNPLHSTALEEDLSPRAEQNQRAAPEKTGRQRAAVRTPTTNKPKSVSKAVKKITASKENQEPSEPRKQGAAAPVRRVKGGALPTISEQREDAGKKRASLTATSKKGQRSAKGTSPGEKQRAQRSSSSSEELTDEDESFHPSKEKSKRRRSSSSRRQSGKKHKKTTKSSSESSERGGPSKKARDLRSQSDLDVVLNAFQEFVGQYKQTVNSDAVKRTIDAFSRSVEEQLSEIITESRELKNLKRENAKVNSASNKKRTRLLEANNDLIKERAKLTSLQKECDELEQRLKALREGTSLLNKLQELNRRYLNHRTAHPDEVETFGASCLPAMLLEARCIMGTEQQLKNVNDQLQQIIDETEDQQSTHGVQLNQ, via the exons CAAAGACGCTGAAAGCTGTTCAGCAGGAACTGAAG agAGTGAAAGCTAAAAGTGATGGTGTTGAGGAGGCTCCGGCTGCGCAGACGCTGGACATTTCATCCATAGAGAAAGCCAGTTTCCTTCAGGAGGAGCAATACTCTTCACATG GTAACCCGCTTCACAGCACGGCTCTGGAGGAAGATCTCAGTCCTAGAGCTGAACAAAACCAACGAGCTGCCCCAGAAAAGACAGGCCGACAGCGAGCTGCTGTGAGGACTCCGACTACAAATAAACCCAAAAGTGTTTCAAAGGCCGTGAAGAAGATCACAGCATCCAAAGAGAACCAGGAACCATCTGAGCCAAGAAAACAAGGAGCAGCGGCCCCAGTGAG AAGAGTTAAAGGCGGGGCATTGCCAACCATATCGGAGCAAAGAGAGGATGCTGGCAAGAAGAGAGCATCGCTGACCGCCACCTCCAAG aaGGGGCAGAGGTCAGCAAAAGGCACATCTCcaggagaaaaacagagagCGCAGAGGTCATCTTCATCCTCAGAAGAGCTTACGGATGAGGATGAGAGCTTT cATCCAAGCAAGGAGAAATCTAAGAGAAGGCGGTCATCATCCAGCCGACGGCAGagtggaaaaaaacacaaaaaaaccaCAAAATCTTCCTCGGAGTCCTCTG agAGAGGAGGCCCCTCTAAAAAAGCGAGAGATTTAAGAAGTCAATCTGACCTGGATGTGGTGCTTAATGCATTTCAGGAGTTTGTCGGCCAGTAtaa GCAGACGGTGAACTCTGACGCTGTGAAGCGCACCATTGACGCATTCAGTCGCTCAGTTGAAGAGCAGCTCTCAGAGATC ATCACAGAATCAAGAGAACTTAAGAatctaaagagagaaaatgccAAG GTCAATAGTGCCAGTAACAAGAAGAGGACCAGACTATTGGAAGCCAACAATGACCTCATCAA AGAAAGAGCAAAGCTGACATCGCTTCAGAAAGAATGCGATGAATTGGAACAGAGACTCAAAGCTCTGAGAGAAGGAACCTCGCTCCTCAACAAGCTGCAGGAGCTCAACAGGAGATACCTGAACCACCGCACAGCTCATCCGGACGAGGTGGAAACG TTTGGCGCGTCTTGTCTGCCTGCGATGTTGCTTGAAGCCAGATGCATCATGGGAACAGAGCAACAGTTGAAGAATGTAAATGACCAGCTACAGCAGATCATAGATGAGACTGAAGATCAACAATCAACACATGGCGTTCAGCTTAaccaataa
- the cenpu gene encoding centromere protein U isoform X1, which yields MVWDGYSNLRAEMKRMTKTLKAVQQELKRVKAKSDGVEEAPAAQTLDISSIEKASFLQEEQYSSHGNPLHSTALEEDLSPRAEQNQRAAPEKTGRQRAAVRTPTTNKPKSVSKAVKKITASKENQEPSEPRKQGAAAPVRRVKGGALPTISEQREDAGKKRASLTATSKKGQRSAKGTSPGEKQRAQRSSSSSEELTDEDESFHPSKEKSKRRRSSSSRRQSGKKHKKTTKSSSESSERGGPSKKARDLRSQSDLDVVLNAFQEFVGQYKQTVNSDAVKRTIDAFSRSVEEQLSEIITESRELKNLKRENAKVNSASNKKRTRLLEANNDLIKERAKLTSLQKECDELEQRLKALREGTSLLNKLQELNRRYLNHRTAHPDEVETFGASCLPAMLLEARCIMGTEQQLKNVNDQLQQIIDETEDQQSTHGVQLNQ from the exons CAAAGACGCTGAAAGCTGTTCAGCAGGAACTGAAG agAGTGAAAGCTAAAAGTGATGGTGTTGAGGAGGCTCCGGCTGCGCAGACGCTGGACATTTCATCCATAGAGAAAGCCAGTTTCCTTCAGGAGGAGCAATACTCTTCACATG GTAACCCGCTTCACAGCACGGCTCTGGAGGAAGATCTCAGTCCTAGAGCTGAACAAAACCAACGAGCTGCCCCAGAAAAGACAGGCCGACAGCGAGCTGCTGTGAGGACTCCGACTACAAATAAACCCAAAAGTGTTTCAAAGGCCGTGAAGAAGATCACAGCATCCAAAGAGAACCAGGAACCATCTGAGCCAAGAAAACAAGGAGCAGCGGCCCCAGTGAG AAGAGTTAAAGGCGGGGCATTGCCAACCATATCGGAGCAAAGAGAGGATGCTGGCAAGAAGAGAGCATCGCTGACCGCCACCTCCAAG aaGGGGCAGAGGTCAGCAAAAGGCACATCTCcaggagaaaaacagagagCGCAGAGGTCATCTTCATCCTCAGAAGAGCTTACGGATGAGGATGAGAGCTTT cATCCAAGCAAGGAGAAATCTAAGAGAAGGCGGTCATCATCCAGCCGACGGCAGagtggaaaaaaacacaaaaaaaccaCAAAATCTTCCTCGGAGTCCTCTG agAGAGGAGGCCCCTCTAAAAAAGCGAGAGATTTAAGAAGTCAATCTGACCTGGATGTGGTGCTTAATGCATTTCAGGAGTTTGTCGGCCAGTAtaa GCAGACGGTGAACTCTGACGCTGTGAAGCGCACCATTGACGCATTCAGTCGCTCAGTTGAAGAGCAGCTCTCAGAGATC ATCACAGAATCAAGAGAACTTAAGAatctaaagagagaaaatgccAAG GTCAATAGTGCCAGTAACAAGAAGAGGACCAGACTATTGGAAGCCAACAATGACCTCATCAA AGAAAGAGCAAAGCTGACATCGCTTCAGAAAGAATGCGATGAATTGGAACAGAGACTCAAAGCTCTGAGAGAAGGAACCTCGCTCCTCAACAAGCTGCAGGAGCTCAACAGGAGATACCTGAACCACCGCACAGCTCATCCGGACGAGGTGGAAACG TTTGGCGCGTCTTGTCTGCCTGCGATGTTGCTTGAAGCCAGATGCATCATGGGAACAGAGCAACAGTTGAAGAATGTAAATGACCAGCTACAGCAGATCATAGATGAGACTGAAGATCAACAATCAACACATGGCGTTCAGCTTAaccaataa
- the dhrs13l1 gene encoding dehydrogenase/reductase (SDR family) member 13 like 1 isoform X1, translated as MFLLVFIVALLIAYFIIHRIFVHRRTFNGTAKLYGKTVIVTGGNTGIGKATAAAMAMRGARVILACRSKQRGEEAVRDLIQETGNKGIIFMQLDLASLKSVRAFAENFLKSESRLDLLINNAALASPGCTEDGLGMILGVNHIGPFLLTDLLLDRLKECAPSRVVNVASCGHDLGTIDFDCLTAHKRLALGSSDADLFKAYTHSKLCNVLFTHELAKRLKGTSVTCYSLHPGSVNSELGRDINEWFTRILKAFVSKLWATDTVSGAQTTLYCALQEDIEHLSGRYFSDCQLVQVKPEARDDGISKKLWEISEKLSGMA; from the exons ATGTTTCTCTTAGTTTTCATTGTGGCTTTACTGATcgcttattttattattcacaggATTTTTGTACACAGGAGGACTTTCAATGGCACAGCTAAACTCTACGGGAAAACAGTCATCGTTACGG gTGGGAACACTGGCATTGGAAAGGCGACGGCAGCAGCGATGGCCATGAGAGGAGCACGAGTGATTCTGGCCTGTCGCAGTAAACAGAGAGGAGAAGAAGCTGTACGAGATCTCATACAG GAAACTGGGAATAAGGGCATCATCTTCATGCAACTCGATCTTGCCAGTCTGAAATCTGTCCGAGCTTTCGCTGAAAACTTCCTGAAGTCTGAGTCCAGACTAGACCTGCTCATCAATAATGCAG CTTTGGCCTCTCCTGGATGCACTGAAGACGGTCTGGGGATGATCCTCGGTGTTAATCACATCGGCCCGTTTCTGTTGACCGATCTTCTGCTGGATCGTCTCAAAGAATGCGCACCCAGCCGAGTGGTGAACGTGGCGTCGTGCGGTCATGAtctgggcaccattgacttcgaCTGCCTCACCGCACACAAGAGACTGGCTCTGGGCTCATCTGATGCAGATTTATTCAAGGCATATACCCACAGCAAGCTCTGTAATGTTCTCTTCACGCACGAACTGGCCAAGAGACTGAAGGGAACCAGCGTGACCTGCTACAGTCTCCATCCAG GGTCAGTAAATTCAGAACTGGGTCGTGATATCAACGAGTGGTTCACGCGCATCCTCAAAGCCTTTGTTAGTAAGCTGTGGGCCACAGACACGGTGTCTGGAGCTCAGACGACACTGTACTGCGCTCTGCAGGAGGACATCGAACATCTGAGCGGACGATATTTCTCCGACTGTCAGCTCGTTCAGGTCAAACCTGAAGCCAGAGACGATGGTATCAGCAAAAAACTGTGGGAAATCAGCGAGAAACTGTCTGGCATGGCCTGA
- the dhrs13l1 gene encoding dehydrogenase/reductase (SDR family) member 13 like 1 isoform X2, translating to MIFVHRRTFNGTAKLYGKTVIVTGGNTGIGKATAAAMAMRGARVILACRSKQRGEEAVRDLIQETGNKGIIFMQLDLASLKSVRAFAENFLKSESRLDLLINNAALASPGCTEDGLGMILGVNHIGPFLLTDLLLDRLKECAPSRVVNVASCGHDLGTIDFDCLTAHKRLALGSSDADLFKAYTHSKLCNVLFTHELAKRLKGTSVTCYSLHPGSVNSELGRDINEWFTRILKAFVSKLWATDTVSGAQTTLYCALQEDIEHLSGRYFSDCQLVQVKPEARDDGISKKLWEISEKLSGMA from the exons gATTTTTGTACACAGGAGGACTTTCAATGGCACAGCTAAACTCTACGGGAAAACAGTCATCGTTACGG gTGGGAACACTGGCATTGGAAAGGCGACGGCAGCAGCGATGGCCATGAGAGGAGCACGAGTGATTCTGGCCTGTCGCAGTAAACAGAGAGGAGAAGAAGCTGTACGAGATCTCATACAG GAAACTGGGAATAAGGGCATCATCTTCATGCAACTCGATCTTGCCAGTCTGAAATCTGTCCGAGCTTTCGCTGAAAACTTCCTGAAGTCTGAGTCCAGACTAGACCTGCTCATCAATAATGCAG CTTTGGCCTCTCCTGGATGCACTGAAGACGGTCTGGGGATGATCCTCGGTGTTAATCACATCGGCCCGTTTCTGTTGACCGATCTTCTGCTGGATCGTCTCAAAGAATGCGCACCCAGCCGAGTGGTGAACGTGGCGTCGTGCGGTCATGAtctgggcaccattgacttcgaCTGCCTCACCGCACACAAGAGACTGGCTCTGGGCTCATCTGATGCAGATTTATTCAAGGCATATACCCACAGCAAGCTCTGTAATGTTCTCTTCACGCACGAACTGGCCAAGAGACTGAAGGGAACCAGCGTGACCTGCTACAGTCTCCATCCAG GGTCAGTAAATTCAGAACTGGGTCGTGATATCAACGAGTGGTTCACGCGCATCCTCAAAGCCTTTGTTAGTAAGCTGTGGGCCACAGACACGGTGTCTGGAGCTCAGACGACACTGTACTGCGCTCTGCAGGAGGACATCGAACATCTGAGCGGACGATATTTCTCCGACTGTCAGCTCGTTCAGGTCAAACCTGAAGCCAGAGACGATGGTATCAGCAAAAAACTGTGGGAAATCAGCGAGAAACTGTCTGGCATGGCCTGA
- the cenpu gene encoding centromere protein U isoform X3, protein MVWDGYSNLRAEMKRMTKTLKAVQQELKRVKAKSDGVEEAPAAQTLDISSIEKASFLQEEQYSSHGNPLHSTALEEDLSPRAEQNQRAAPEKTGRQRAAVRTPTTNKPKSVSKAVKKITASKENQEPSEPRKQGAAAPVRRVKGGALPTISEQREDAGKKRASLTATSKKGQRSAKGTSPGEKQRAQRSSSSSEELTDEDESFHPSKEKSKRRRSSSSRRQSGKKHKKTTKSSSESSERGGPSKKARDLRSQSDLDVVLNAFQEFVGQYKQTVNSDAVKRTIDAFSRSVEEQLSEIVNSASNKKRTRLLEANNDLIKERAKLTSLQKECDELEQRLKALREGTSLLNKLQELNRRYLNHRTAHPDEVETFGASCLPAMLLEARCIMGTEQQLKNVNDQLQQIIDETEDQQSTHGVQLNQ, encoded by the exons CAAAGACGCTGAAAGCTGTTCAGCAGGAACTGAAG agAGTGAAAGCTAAAAGTGATGGTGTTGAGGAGGCTCCGGCTGCGCAGACGCTGGACATTTCATCCATAGAGAAAGCCAGTTTCCTTCAGGAGGAGCAATACTCTTCACATG GTAACCCGCTTCACAGCACGGCTCTGGAGGAAGATCTCAGTCCTAGAGCTGAACAAAACCAACGAGCTGCCCCAGAAAAGACAGGCCGACAGCGAGCTGCTGTGAGGACTCCGACTACAAATAAACCCAAAAGTGTTTCAAAGGCCGTGAAGAAGATCACAGCATCCAAAGAGAACCAGGAACCATCTGAGCCAAGAAAACAAGGAGCAGCGGCCCCAGTGAG AAGAGTTAAAGGCGGGGCATTGCCAACCATATCGGAGCAAAGAGAGGATGCTGGCAAGAAGAGAGCATCGCTGACCGCCACCTCCAAG aaGGGGCAGAGGTCAGCAAAAGGCACATCTCcaggagaaaaacagagagCGCAGAGGTCATCTTCATCCTCAGAAGAGCTTACGGATGAGGATGAGAGCTTT cATCCAAGCAAGGAGAAATCTAAGAGAAGGCGGTCATCATCCAGCCGACGGCAGagtggaaaaaaacacaaaaaaaccaCAAAATCTTCCTCGGAGTCCTCTG agAGAGGAGGCCCCTCTAAAAAAGCGAGAGATTTAAGAAGTCAATCTGACCTGGATGTGGTGCTTAATGCATTTCAGGAGTTTGTCGGCCAGTAtaa GCAGACGGTGAACTCTGACGCTGTGAAGCGCACCATTGACGCATTCAGTCGCTCAGTTGAAGAGCAGCTCTCAGAGATC GTCAATAGTGCCAGTAACAAGAAGAGGACCAGACTATTGGAAGCCAACAATGACCTCATCAA AGAAAGAGCAAAGCTGACATCGCTTCAGAAAGAATGCGATGAATTGGAACAGAGACTCAAAGCTCTGAGAGAAGGAACCTCGCTCCTCAACAAGCTGCAGGAGCTCAACAGGAGATACCTGAACCACCGCACAGCTCATCCGGACGAGGTGGAAACG TTTGGCGCGTCTTGTCTGCCTGCGATGTTGCTTGAAGCCAGATGCATCATGGGAACAGAGCAACAGTTGAAGAATGTAAATGACCAGCTACAGCAGATCATAGATGAGACTGAAGATCAACAATCAACACATGGCGTTCAGCTTAaccaataa